The proteins below are encoded in one region of Peribacillus muralis:
- a CDS encoding metal-dependent hydrolase — MKVSFHGHAVVKVETNGKTILFDPFINGNALTDLKVDEVKPDVIILTHGHNDHVGDTVELAKKHDALVIGIAELADYFGAQGVRTHGMSIGGAFEFEFGKVKLTPAFHGTGFNAGDGQIIYLGMPAGVLLTIEGKTIYHAGDTAVYSDMKLIAERHPIDLAFLPIGDNFTMGPEDAALAAKFLQAKQVVPIHYNTFPVIKQDPKRFLDLLEEGNGFIMEPGDEIDL, encoded by the coding sequence ATGAAAGTATCTTTTCATGGACATGCAGTCGTAAAAGTAGAAACGAATGGAAAAACGATTTTGTTCGACCCGTTCATTAATGGAAATGCACTAACCGATTTGAAGGTTGACGAGGTTAAACCGGATGTGATCATCCTGACGCATGGGCATAATGACCACGTAGGTGACACGGTTGAATTGGCAAAGAAACATGATGCACTTGTCATTGGCATTGCAGAGCTTGCCGATTACTTCGGTGCACAAGGAGTCCGGACTCATGGAATGAGCATCGGCGGAGCTTTTGAGTTCGAATTTGGAAAAGTGAAACTGACGCCTGCCTTTCATGGTACGGGCTTCAATGCGGGTGATGGACAAATCATATATTTAGGGATGCCTGCTGGCGTGTTATTGACGATAGAAGGCAAAACCATTTATCATGCCGGCGATACGGCGGTATATTCCGATATGAAATTGATTGCGGAGCGCCATCCGATTGATCTGGCTTTCTTGCCGATCGGCGACAATTTCACGATGGGACCTGAAGATGCGGCACTGGCGGCGAAATTCCTTCAAGCGAAACAAGTCGTGCCAATCCATTACAATACTTTCCCTGTCATCAAGCAGGATCCCAAACGATTCCTTGACCTGCTTGAAGAAGGAAATGGATTCATCATGGAACCAGGAGATGAAATTGACCTATAA
- a CDS encoding M24 family metallopeptidase: MNERLTELQNWLQTNEVEAAFLTSTESIFYLSGFFSDPHERLLALAIFADADPFLVCPQMEVPDAKQAGWDGDIIGYTDIEDPWEKVKQAVAKRGLAINKMAIEKEHMNVERYEQIQQHFGAPALVPAEEKLQKMRMIKSEDEMVKIREACRLADFAIEVGVSEIHEGKTEMEILATIEYELKKAGVSQMSFSTMVLTGKNGASPHGTPGNTKVQRGDLVLFDLGVVHEGYCSDITRTVAYGDINDKQAEIYETVRMAQEAAVAASMPGVACSEVDLIARNIIRDKGYGEFFPHRLGHGLGISVHEYPSLTETNSLKLQSGMVYTIEPGIYVPNVAGVRIEDDLLITETGCEALTKYPKSLQIIK; this comes from the coding sequence ATGAATGAACGTTTGACAGAATTACAAAATTGGCTTCAGACCAATGAGGTCGAAGCCGCTTTTCTTACATCCACCGAGAGCATCTTCTATTTAAGCGGATTTTTTAGTGATCCTCACGAAAGATTGCTTGCACTTGCCATTTTTGCAGATGCCGATCCTTTCCTCGTCTGTCCGCAAATGGAGGTCCCCGATGCGAAACAGGCTGGATGGGATGGAGATATCATCGGATACACCGATATTGAAGATCCATGGGAAAAAGTTAAGCAAGCCGTTGCGAAACGCGGTCTGGCCATCAATAAAATGGCGATTGAAAAAGAACATATGAATGTGGAACGCTACGAGCAAATCCAGCAGCATTTTGGAGCACCAGCGCTCGTTCCGGCAGAAGAAAAACTGCAAAAGATGCGAATGATCAAGTCGGAGGATGAAATGGTCAAAATCCGCGAAGCGTGCCGACTTGCCGACTTCGCGATTGAAGTCGGCGTCAGCGAAATCCATGAAGGTAAAACGGAAATGGAAATCCTTGCAACGATTGAATATGAATTGAAGAAGGCCGGTGTCAGCCAAATGTCATTCTCCACGATGGTGCTCACTGGTAAAAACGGCGCATCGCCACATGGTACACCAGGAAATACGAAGGTTCAGCGCGGCGACCTTGTCCTTTTCGACTTAGGCGTCGTTCATGAGGGATACTGCTCTGACATCACCAGGACCGTTGCATACGGTGATATCAATGATAAACAGGCAGAAATATACGAAACGGTTCGCATGGCCCAGGAAGCGGCCGTAGCAGCGAGTATGCCGGGCGTTGCTTGCTCGGAGGTTGACTTGATCGCGAGAAACATCATCCGCGATAAAGGATATGGCGAATTCTTCCCGCACAGACTAGGCCACGGACTTGGGATCAGCGTCCATGAATACCCGTCCTTGACCGAAACGAATTCCCTCAAGCTTCAATCTGGCATGGTTTATACGATCGAACCAGGCATCTATGTTCCGAATGTTGCAGGCGTCAGGATCGAGGATGATCTTTTGATCACGGAAACAGGCTGTGAAGCTTTGACCAAATATCCGAAGAGCTTGCAAATCATAAAGTAA
- a CDS encoding universal stress protein — translation MNSIDYKNILVAVDGSEEAEWALKKAIYLAKLSDATLVLAHIVDTRNFPTIEAYDMTLRERSDAFANELLEKYKMDAVASGIVHVQTEVAYGSPKVQIPKDLAKKYSIDLIVCGATGLNAVERFLIGSVSEGIVRHSSCDVIVVRTNTDK, via the coding sequence ATGAATAGTATAGATTATAAAAATATTCTCGTAGCGGTGGATGGTTCGGAAGAAGCGGAGTGGGCATTGAAAAAAGCCATCTACTTGGCGAAACTCAGTGACGCCACCCTTGTGCTGGCACACATCGTTGATACAAGGAATTTCCCGACAATCGAAGCTTATGATATGACCCTCCGTGAACGTTCTGATGCCTTTGCCAATGAACTTTTGGAAAAGTACAAGATGGATGCAGTGGCATCCGGAATCGTACACGTCCAAACTGAAGTCGCCTACGGTTCACCAAAGGTACAAATTCCAAAAGATTTAGCGAAAAAATATTCAATCGATTTAATCGTCTGCGGTGCAACCGGCCTTAATGCCGTCGAACGCTTCCTGATCGGCAGCGTGTCTGAGGGCATCGTTCGCCATTCAAGCTGCGATGTAATCGTCGTGCGTACGAATACCGATAAATAA
- the argH gene encoding argininosuccinate lyase — MSSKLWGGRFTKSAEEWVDEFGASISFDQELVQEDIQGSLAHVTMLKQCGILPEEDADQIISGLKSLQGKAEKGELTFKVEMEDIHLNLESMLINEIGPVGGKLHTGRSRNDQVATDLHLYMRNQTNVILQLIHDLQEAILGQAKKNVETLIPGYTHLQRAQPISFAHHLMAYFWMLERDKERFSESYKRINISPLGAGALAGTTFPIDRALSAELLGFEGIYENSLDAVSDRDFAIEFMSNSATMMMHLSRFSEEIILWSSQEFQFVELDDAFSTGSSIMPQKKNPDMAELIRGKTGRVYGNLTGLLTVLKGLPLAYNKDMQEDKEGVFDTVKTIVGSLKIFAGMISTMKVKKDIMEKATRNDFSNATELADYLAAKGMPFRKAHEVVGKLVLHCVQNGCYLVDLSIEQFQEASELFDHDIFDALDPYEAVKRRNSAGGTGFAQVQLAIEKAEKLVNK; from the coding sequence GTGAGCAGCAAGCTCTGGGGAGGAAGGTTCACTAAATCTGCAGAGGAATGGGTAGACGAATTCGGAGCTTCCATTTCCTTTGACCAGGAACTTGTCCAAGAAGACATTCAAGGAAGCCTAGCTCATGTAACGATGCTAAAGCAATGCGGCATCCTGCCTGAAGAAGATGCAGATCAGATTATTTCTGGCCTTAAATCCTTGCAGGGAAAAGCTGAAAAGGGAGAGTTGACATTTAAGGTTGAGATGGAGGATATCCATCTTAACCTGGAAAGTATGCTAATAAACGAAATTGGGCCAGTTGGCGGAAAGCTCCATACTGGGAGAAGCCGTAATGATCAGGTTGCAACGGATCTTCATCTTTATATGAGAAATCAAACGAACGTGATTCTGCAGCTCATCCACGACCTTCAGGAAGCGATTTTGGGACAGGCCAAGAAAAATGTGGAAACACTCATACCAGGATATACTCATTTACAGCGGGCGCAGCCGATCTCGTTTGCCCACCATTTAATGGCTTATTTTTGGATGCTTGAGCGTGACAAAGAGCGTTTCTCAGAAAGCTATAAAAGAATCAACATTTCGCCATTGGGTGCTGGTGCACTGGCCGGAACGACCTTCCCGATTGACCGTGCCCTCAGTGCCGAGCTCTTGGGGTTTGAAGGAATATATGAAAATAGCCTGGATGCGGTAAGCGATCGGGACTTTGCCATTGAGTTCATGAGCAATAGTGCGACGATGATGATGCATTTATCCCGTTTCAGCGAAGAAATCATCCTTTGGTCAAGCCAGGAATTTCAATTCGTTGAATTGGACGATGCATTTTCAACGGGAAGCAGCATCATGCCGCAGAAAAAAAATCCGGATATGGCTGAATTGATCCGTGGGAAAACCGGGCGGGTTTATGGGAATTTGACGGGGTTATTGACTGTTTTGAAAGGACTTCCGCTTGCCTATAACAAGGATATGCAGGAAGATAAGGAAGGCGTTTTTGATACAGTCAAAACGATAGTTGGTTCGCTTAAGATATTTGCCGGCATGATCTCAACCATGAAGGTGAAGAAGGACATCATGGAGAAGGCGACAAGGAATGATTTTTCGAATGCGACGGAATTGGCTGACTATCTAGCTGCAAAGGGAATGCCCTTCCGGAAGGCGCATGAGGTTGTCGGGAAACTGGTATTGCACTGTGTGCAGAACGGCTGCTATTTAGTCGATCTGAGCATTGAGCAATTCCAGGAAGCATCCGAGTTGTTTGACCATGATATATTCGATGCCCTGGATCCTTACGAAGCAGTTAAACGACGTAATAGTGCGGGCGGTACTGGTTTCGCTCAAGTACAGCTTGCCATTGAAAAAGCGGAGAAGCTCGTGAATAAATAA
- a CDS encoding argininosuccinate synthase: MGNQKVVLAYSGGLDTSVAIKWLQEQGYEVVACCLDVGEGKDLDFIKEKAITVGAVSSYVIDAKDEFADEFALTALQAHTLYEGKYPLVSALSRPLIAKKLVEVAEAENAVAVAHGCTGKGNDQVRFEVSISALNPNLEVLAPVRDWKWSREEEIEYAAKNGIPVPIGLASPFSIDQNLWGRSNECGILEDPWAAPPEDAYDLTASLEDTPDTADIIEIGFEQGVPVTMNNKHYKLADLIVELNQIAGKHGVGRIDHVENRLVGIKSREVYEAPGAMTLIAAHKELEDITLVKELAHFKPVIEKKMTELIYEGLWFSPLQKALAAFLKETQVNVTGTVRVKLFKGHAIVEGRKSEYSLYDEKLATYTKADEFDHDAAVGFIKLWGLPTKVNSMVNNKKVTV, from the coding sequence ATGGGAAATCAAAAAGTTGTTTTAGCATATTCCGGAGGATTGGATACTTCCGTAGCAATTAAATGGTTACAAGAACAAGGATATGAGGTTGTGGCATGCTGTTTGGATGTCGGTGAAGGGAAAGATCTGGACTTCATTAAGGAAAAAGCGATAACGGTTGGTGCCGTCAGTTCATATGTGATTGATGCCAAAGATGAATTTGCGGATGAATTCGCATTAACGGCCCTTCAGGCACACACATTGTACGAAGGGAAATACCCATTGGTATCGGCTTTATCACGTCCGCTGATCGCGAAGAAATTAGTGGAAGTGGCTGAAGCGGAAAATGCAGTGGCTGTAGCGCACGGTTGTACGGGAAAAGGAAATGACCAGGTGCGTTTCGAAGTCTCCATTTCAGCTTTGAACCCTAATTTAGAAGTTCTTGCACCTGTTCGTGATTGGAAGTGGTCTCGCGAAGAGGAGATTGAATATGCAGCAAAAAACGGAATTCCTGTACCGATCGGCTTGGCTAGCCCATTCTCGATTGATCAAAACCTTTGGGGAAGAAGCAATGAATGTGGAATCCTGGAAGACCCATGGGCCGCTCCGCCGGAGGATGCTTACGATTTGACTGCAAGTCTTGAGGACACGCCGGATACCGCTGATATCATTGAAATTGGATTCGAACAAGGTGTTCCTGTCACGATGAATAATAAACACTATAAACTGGCCGACTTGATTGTCGAATTGAATCAAATAGCCGGCAAACACGGTGTTGGACGTATCGATCATGTGGAAAATAGATTAGTAGGAATCAAATCCCGTGAAGTCTATGAAGCTCCTGGAGCCATGACATTGATAGCTGCCCATAAAGAGCTTGAGGACATTACGCTTGTAAAAGAGCTGGCTCATTTCAAACCTGTGATCGAAAAGAAAATGACTGAATTGATTTATGAAGGACTTTGGTTCTCACCGCTTCAAAAAGCATTGGCCGCTTTCCTGAAAGAAACACAAGTGAACGTAACGGGAACAGTTCGTGTGAAGCTATTCAAAGGACATGCGATCGTAGAAGGCAGAAAATCGGAATACTCCCTTTATGATGAAAAATTGGCCACTTATACAAAGGCGGATGAATTCGATCATGATGCAGCAGTTGGTTTCATTAAACTATGGGGACTTCCAACGAAAGTGAACAGCATGGTCAATAACAAGAAGGTGACAGTGTGA
- a CDS encoding MogA/MoaB family molybdenum cofactor biosynthesis protein has product MSVKNHKKAITEVIHCMVITVSDTRNEENDKSGALMMELLKANGHEVTRYEIVKDEKDVIQAAVMAGCRSGKVDVVLMNGGTGIAKRDVTIEAVKELMTKEIPGFGELFRMLSYQEDIGSAAILSRAAAGIVNDKAVFSTPGSSGAVRLAMNKLILPELRHVVGELRKDL; this is encoded by the coding sequence ATGAGCGTCAAGAATCATAAAAAGGCGATCACGGAGGTTATTCACTGCATGGTGATTACCGTTAGCGATACGCGTAATGAAGAAAATGATAAAAGCGGCGCATTGATGATGGAATTACTGAAAGCGAATGGTCATGAAGTGACAAGATACGAAATCGTAAAAGATGAAAAAGATGTAATTCAAGCAGCGGTTATGGCAGGCTGTCGAAGCGGAAAGGTCGACGTCGTATTGATGAATGGCGGTACGGGAATCGCCAAGAGGGATGTAACGATCGAGGCGGTCAAGGAATTGATGACCAAGGAAATCCCTGGTTTCGGCGAGCTTTTCCGTATGCTCAGCTATCAGGAGGACATTGGTTCGGCAGCGATATTATCGAGGGCGGCTGCCGGAATCGTGAACGATAAAGCGGTATTTTCCACTCCTGGCTCATCAGGGGCGGTTCGGCTTGCGATGAATAAATTGATTCTTCCGGAATTGCGGCATGTCGTCGGTGAACTCAGGAAGGATTTATGA
- a CDS encoding EcsC family protein encodes MEFTNREMKVWHEINEWQENLYQYEPTDLAALYDKWLEQGFSLLPENVQQQFFEKLDTWLFHLHAMVQSSQIQIDARERILASARVFNEEIETLGDLNLLSIDQLNYIANQHIAKHRLYSFAQGGMSGSGGMLLLGSDLPAMTVINIRTVQLIAMSYGFEVNTPFEMMMALKVFNAGAMPKRLQGIAWEELIHEIQTAEDDYFYLGIEELTNPTWMEQPLKQLLKALSITVFRQKLVRGIPIISIAIGAGANYQMTRSVSEFAQKFYQYRYLLEKKADE; translated from the coding sequence ATGGAATTCACCAATCGGGAAATGAAAGTTTGGCATGAAATTAATGAATGGCAAGAAAACCTTTATCAATATGAGCCGACGGATCTTGCTGCATTGTATGATAAATGGCTGGAGCAGGGGTTTTCGCTGTTGCCTGAAAACGTACAGCAACAGTTTTTTGAAAAGCTTGATACTTGGCTTTTTCACTTGCACGCCATGGTTCAGAGTTCACAAATTCAAATAGATGCAAGGGAGCGGATTTTAGCATCAGCACGCGTTTTCAACGAGGAAATCGAAACGCTTGGTGACTTGAATCTCCTATCGATCGACCAGTTGAATTACATAGCGAACCAGCATATTGCCAAGCATCGTTTATACTCTTTTGCACAAGGAGGGATGAGTGGGTCAGGAGGCATGCTTTTGCTTGGAAGTGATTTACCGGCCATGACGGTCATCAATATCCGGACTGTGCAGCTGATCGCCATGTCTTATGGCTTCGAGGTGAATACGCCTTTCGAAATGATGATGGCACTTAAGGTATTCAATGCAGGGGCAATGCCAAAGAGGCTACAGGGAATAGCATGGGAAGAATTGATCCATGAAATCCAAACTGCCGAAGATGATTATTTTTATTTGGGAATTGAGGAGCTGACAAATCCGACCTGGATGGAGCAGCCATTGAAGCAGCTATTGAAGGCTTTATCGATTACTGTTTTCCGCCAAAAGCTGGTTCGGGGCATTCCGATCATCAGCATCGCCATCGGGGCAGGCGCGAATTATCAAATGACCCGGAGTGTCAGTGAATTTGCCCAGAAGTTTTATCAATATCGTTATTTACTGGAGAAGAAGGCTGATGAATGA
- a CDS encoding acetate kinase, with amino-acid sequence MSKIIAINAGSSSLKFQLFEMPDEQVITKGLVERIGLKNSTFTLSVGGENVSETMDIPNHEVAVGILLKKLIHHRIIDSFEEIDGVGHRVVHGGEVFSDSVLINEEVIKEIDRLSELAPLHNPANSTGIKAFRQILGDVPAVAVFDTAFHQTMPASSYMYSLPFKYYEDYGIRKYGFHGTSHKYVSQRAAKMIGRPLEQLRLISCHLGNGASITAIKGGKSMDTSMGFTPLAGVTMGTRSGNIDPALIPYIMEKTGKTADEVLDVLNQQSGMLALSGFSSDLRDIQGEADKGNERAKLALEVFAGRIHKYIGSYSAKMGGVDGIIFTAGIGENSQAIRARILEGLEFMGVYWDRDLNRTSSGKEAFINSPYSPVKVMVIPTNEEIMIVRDTMKVALNGKAENMPS; translated from the coding sequence ATGTCAAAAATCATCGCAATAAATGCAGGCAGCTCTTCATTGAAATTTCAGCTTTTTGAGATGCCTGATGAACAAGTAATTACAAAAGGTCTTGTGGAACGGATTGGCTTGAAGAATTCCACTTTCACTTTGAGTGTCGGAGGGGAAAATGTTTCCGAAACGATGGATATACCTAATCATGAAGTGGCTGTAGGAATATTATTGAAAAAGCTGATTCACCATCGCATCATTGACTCCTTTGAAGAAATAGACGGCGTTGGCCATCGTGTTGTTCATGGCGGTGAGGTGTTCAGTGATTCGGTCCTGATTAACGAGGAAGTAATCAAGGAAATTGATCGCTTATCGGAGTTGGCACCACTTCATAACCCTGCCAATAGTACGGGAATCAAAGCCTTCAGGCAAATACTAGGCGATGTTCCGGCTGTTGCGGTATTTGATACGGCCTTCCATCAGACGATGCCCGCAAGTTCATATATGTATAGCTTACCCTTCAAATACTATGAAGACTATGGAATAAGAAAATATGGATTTCACGGTACTTCCCATAAATATGTTTCCCAACGGGCCGCAAAAATGATTGGCCGTCCGCTTGAACAGCTTCGCTTAATTTCCTGCCATCTAGGCAATGGTGCCAGCATTACTGCCATTAAGGGCGGTAAGTCGATGGATACATCCATGGGCTTTACACCATTGGCAGGTGTTACCATGGGGACACGTTCAGGAAATATCGATCCTGCATTGATTCCTTATATAATGGAAAAAACAGGTAAAACAGCTGATGAAGTGCTGGATGTCTTGAACCAGCAAAGCGGCATGCTGGCCCTTTCCGGATTTTCCAGCGATCTGCGCGATATCCAAGGCGAAGCTGACAAAGGCAATGAAAGGGCCAAACTTGCCCTTGAAGTGTTTGCAGGCAGGATTCATAAGTATATCGGTTCCTATTCAGCGAAAATGGGTGGAGTCGATGGCATCATTTTCACGGCCGGTATCGGTGAAAATAGCCAAGCCATTAGAGCCCGGATCTTGGAGGGGCTTGAATTCATGGGTGTTTATTGGGATCGGGACCTTAATCGTACCTCCTCTGGTAAAGAAGCGTTCATCAATTCACCTTATTCCCCAGTGAAAGTGATGGTCATCCCCACAAATGAAGAAATCATGATCGTCAGGGATACGATGAAGGTTGCTTTGAACGGAAAAGCCGAAAATATGCCTTCCTGA
- a CDS encoding class I SAM-dependent methyltransferase, producing the protein MKSTPVELLFNEFNETAQILQGELSCTYLDALGETGENFFQGKILQEELSEVSKKRLMKHYADFSPEKYEKEAIRKAYQLAILKGMQQSVQPNHQMTPDAVGMFVSYLVGKFTKGQKELVMLDPAVGTGNLLFAILNQLLDKNIASYGVEIDETLIRLAYAGANLQEHPLEFFNQDSLEPLFIDPSDVVVSDLPIGYYPNDIRASDYELKAGEGHSYAHHLFIEQSVKHVKDGGHLFFIVPNKLFVSDEAPKLNDFLKKHTHIQGMVQLPLSMFKNEAAAKSILILQKKKEGIEAPKKALLVQLPKLSDFEATSSVMQQMDDWFKEEK; encoded by the coding sequence GTGAAGTCTACCCCAGTTGAACTATTATTTAATGAATTCAATGAAACAGCCCAGATATTGCAAGGTGAACTATCATGTACGTATCTCGATGCCCTAGGTGAAACGGGCGAGAATTTCTTCCAAGGGAAAATCCTGCAGGAGGAATTGAGTGAAGTATCAAAGAAAAGGTTAATGAAGCATTATGCGGACTTTTCACCTGAGAAATATGAGAAGGAAGCAATCCGTAAAGCGTATCAGTTGGCCATATTGAAAGGCATGCAGCAGAGCGTGCAGCCAAATCATCAAATGACCCCTGATGCAGTAGGCATGTTCGTCAGTTATTTAGTCGGGAAATTCACCAAGGGTCAAAAAGAGTTGGTCATGCTGGATCCCGCCGTCGGAACAGGGAATTTGTTATTTGCGATTCTGAACCAACTGCTTGATAAAAACATCGCTTCATATGGAGTCGAGATTGATGAAACCTTGATCAGGCTTGCTTATGCAGGTGCCAACCTGCAAGAACATCCGCTTGAATTCTTCAACCAGGACAGCCTGGAGCCATTATTCATCGATCCCTCGGACGTCGTAGTCAGTGATTTGCCGATTGGGTATTATCCGAATGATATCCGTGCATCCGATTATGAATTGAAGGCTGGGGAGGGACATTCTTATGCACATCATTTGTTTATCGAGCAGAGTGTGAAACATGTGAAGGATGGCGGTCACCTTTTCTTCATCGTCCCAAATAAATTATTCGTTTCAGATGAAGCGCCGAAACTTAATGATTTCTTGAAAAAACATACACATATCCAAGGAATGGTGCAATTGCCGCTTTCCATGTTTAAAAATGAAGCGGCAGCGAAAAGCATCCTGATCCTTCAAAAGAAAAAAGAAGGTATCGAAGCACCGAAGAAAGCCTTGCTCGTACAACTTCCGAAGCTTTCGGATTTTGAAGCGACAAGTTCTGTCATGCAGCAGATGGATGATTGGTTTAAAGAGGAAAAATGA
- the tpx gene encoding thiol peroxidase, protein MASVTFKNNPVTLVGQELKVGDKAPDFTVLANDLSPVTLSDSKGSVRIISVVPSVDTGVCDAQTRKFNEEAAKLDNVKVLTISNDLPFAQKRWCAASGLENVQVLSDHRDLSFGEAYGVVMQELRLLARSVFVVNSSDEITYVEYVSEGTNHPNYEGAIEAAKAAK, encoded by the coding sequence ATGGCTTCAGTTACATTTAAAAACAATCCGGTCACTTTAGTGGGACAGGAACTAAAGGTTGGGGACAAGGCTCCTGATTTTACAGTATTGGCTAACGACTTATCACCTGTTACATTAAGCGACTCCAAAGGTTCCGTACGCATCATCAGTGTAGTTCCTTCAGTGGATACAGGTGTATGTGATGCACAAACACGAAAATTCAATGAAGAAGCGGCAAAATTGGACAATGTGAAAGTATTGACGATCAGCAATGATCTTCCTTTCGCCCAAAAACGCTGGTGCGCAGCAAGTGGATTGGAAAATGTTCAAGTTCTTTCCGATCACCGTGACCTTTCCTTCGGTGAAGCATATGGTGTGGTCATGCAAGAATTACGTCTTTTGGCACGCTCCGTCTTCGTCGTGAACAGCTCCGATGAAATCACTTATGTGGAATATGTGAGCGAAGGCACGAACCATCCAAATTACGAAGGTGCGATCGAAGCGGCCAAAGCGGCAAAATAA
- the ytfJ gene encoding GerW family sporulation protein, giving the protein MSDHPIQGLMKEAMENLKEMVDVNTIIGDPVETPDGSVILTVSKVGFGFAAGGSEFVIDGNHQGQQGESKQPFGGGSGGGVSITPIAFLIVGSHGVKMIHLDEGTHLLEKMMDLAPQVVDKIQSMLSKKDSNQKQGASQQPPTKRYQEPKQDLDF; this is encoded by the coding sequence ATGTCAGATCATCCAATCCAAGGATTGATGAAAGAAGCGATGGAAAATCTGAAAGAAATGGTCGATGTGAACACAATCATCGGCGATCCGGTGGAAACTCCGGATGGAAGTGTCATTTTAACCGTCTCCAAAGTGGGCTTCGGGTTTGCGGCAGGTGGCAGTGAATTTGTGATTGATGGCAATCATCAAGGGCAACAAGGTGAATCGAAACAGCCATTTGGCGGCGGTAGCGGCGGTGGTGTTTCGATAACGCCGATTGCTTTTTTGATCGTCGGTTCCCATGGCGTCAAGATGATTCATCTTGATGAAGGGACGCACCTTCTCGAAAAAATGATGGATTTAGCTCCCCAGGTCGTCGATAAAATCCAGTCCATGCTTTCCAAGAAGGATAGTAATCAAAAGCAGGGGGCAAGTCAACAACCTCCAACAAAAAGATATCAGGAACCTAAACAGGATTTAGATTTCTAA
- a CDS encoding DUF2953 domain-containing protein, whose product MKWLLLIAGCLILLLLLLMFTKIKVYIDLKHVHKNDKIQIKLTAWYGLFHYTIKVPVIKKEEGSATITVKKEQGMKEESKKEETKKVTPENLRDGLADLRTMIVHIVGFHKIVRQFTRKVKVKKFVWHSMVGTKNAAHTGMLTGACWALKGSIIGLLTSYLNFQIMPSYSITPNFQRWQANTLISCILQFRIGQAMWTGIKLLRYWKGKKANFKSGNLARLSGDSNKQSF is encoded by the coding sequence ATGAAGTGGCTTTTGTTGATTGCAGGTTGTCTCATCTTACTGCTGCTTCTTCTTATGTTCACTAAAATAAAGGTGTACATTGACTTAAAGCATGTTCACAAAAATGACAAAATACAGATTAAATTAACAGCTTGGTATGGGCTTTTTCACTATACGATCAAAGTGCCTGTCATTAAAAAGGAAGAAGGCTCGGCAACGATAACAGTTAAGAAAGAACAAGGTATGAAGGAAGAAAGCAAAAAGGAAGAAACGAAAAAAGTCACACCGGAAAATTTACGTGATGGGTTGGCTGACCTCCGTACGATGATTGTGCATATTGTCGGCTTTCACAAGATCGTCCGGCAGTTCACACGAAAGGTCAAGGTCAAGAAATTCGTGTGGCACAGCATGGTCGGAACTAAAAATGCTGCCCACACCGGTATGCTAACTGGGGCTTGCTGGGCGCTTAAAGGATCCATCATCGGTTTATTGACTTCCTATTTGAATTTTCAAATCATGCCCTCCTATTCGATTACACCTAACTTTCAGCGATGGCAGGCGAATACGTTAATTTCCTGCATATTACAATTTAGAATCGGGCAGGCTATGTGGACTGGAATAAAACTGCTTCGTTATTGGAAAGGCAAAAAAGCGAATTTCAAGTCCGGAAATTTAGCGAGGCTATCAGGTGATTCCAATAAACAATCGTTCTAG
- a CDS encoding RDD family protein, with amino-acid sequence MTERNENNEPIEFASPDLLEDPMQLDMPPAQVNGDKELKAVCFAGFWMRFWAYLADLLIIGSLNRILIHPIFKFYEGADDLWFSAEGFLTGIVFFLYFVLMTKFMNQTLGKMIFGLKVVALKEEAKVISWGTVLFRELVGRYISKITWIGYLLAGLLPKKQALHDVFADTSVVLTRR; translated from the coding sequence ATGACGGAAAGAAATGAAAACAATGAACCAATCGAATTCGCTTCACCGGATCTACTGGAAGATCCCATGCAGTTGGATATGCCACCAGCGCAGGTTAACGGTGATAAGGAACTGAAGGCTGTTTGTTTTGCTGGGTTTTGGATGAGATTTTGGGCATATTTAGCTGATCTCCTGATTATCGGAAGCTTGAATCGGATCTTGATTCATCCAATTTTCAAGTTTTATGAAGGCGCAGATGATCTGTGGTTTTCGGCAGAGGGCTTTTTGACGGGAATCGTATTCTTCCTATACTTTGTACTGATGACCAAGTTCATGAACCAAACCTTGGGCAAAATGATTTTCGGCCTGAAGGTCGTGGCATTGAAGGAAGAGGCAAAGGTCATTTCCTGGGGAACGGTATTATTCAGGGAACTGGTCGGTCGCTATATCTCAAAGATTACATGGATTGGCTATCTCCTGGCAGGACTATTGCCGAAGAAACAGGCCTTGCATGATGTCTTTGCAGATACGAGCGTGGTCTTGACAAGAAGATGA